The genomic window CACGCAGGGTGCGGCGCCACAAACGCAGCAGCAAAGCGCCAAGAACACCCTCCAGCCTCAATAGCAGTTCAGACATGGACGTCCAGAAGGTCTTTCGCCAAGCGCGGCATTTCCAGGCTGGGATACGGTTCGGACAATGAAGTCTGAAGCTTGAGCAGTTCAAGCTTTATTTCCTGTAACCGGTCTTGGTCAGACAGCAGGCTGAGTGCTGTCCGGACGATGTTTTCGGGTGTGCAGGCGGATTGGATCAGCTCAGGCAAGAGGTTTTGGTCCAGCAGGATGTTGGGAAGTCCAACGCGCTTGATTTGCACCAGGCGGCGGCCGATGGCATAGGAGAAGGCGGAAGTTTTGTAGCAGATCAGCATTGGAGTGCCGATAAAGGCAGCTTCCAGGGTGGCCGTGCCGGATGTGCAGACCAGCAAATCGGCATGGCGCATCAAATCGTAGCGGTAGCCGTCGATTACCTTCAGTCCCGCGGTCCGGGTGTTTTCAAGCAGTGACGTGAAGAGACCGTGAGAAACGGTGAGGGCTTTGGAAACAAGGAGTTCGAAACCTTGGGAGGCCAGTTTCCGTGCCGCTTTCAGATAGACAGGCAGCATCCGGCTTATTTCATTGTCGCGGCTGCCGGGAAAAAAGCCAATCCAGCGTTTGGCAGGATCGAGACCATATAAACTGGCAAAGCTGTCACGGTCGAGTTCAAAACTTATTTCCTCCGCGATGGGATGGCCCACATAGGTGGCAGCAACATTGTGCCTAGCCAGCAATTCCGGCTCAAATGGCAGGATGCAGGCTACGTGG from Candidatus Cloacimonadota bacterium includes these protein-coding regions:
- the lpxB gene encoding lipid-A-disaccharide synthase, yielding MGSPAFHIFWLAGENSGDLHASLVMKSLNAAIPGLRHSGIGGPRMQREGLKPLFPFSRFNVMGFAEVLGRLGFFWKVERFLDTFFRDDRPDLAILVDYPGFNLRIARLADSHRVPVLYYICPQFWAWKHNRVFQLRDHVRHVACILPFEPELLARHNVAATYVGHPIAEEISFELDRDSFASLYGLDPAKRWIGFFPGSRDNEISRMLPVYLKAARKLASQGFELLVSKALTVSHGLFTSLLENTRTAGLKVIDGYRYDLMRHADLLVCTSGTATLEAAFIGTPMLICYKTSAFSYAIGRRLVQIKRVGLPNILLDQNLLPELIQSACTPENIVRTALSLLSDQDRLQEIKLELLKLQTSLSEPYPSLEMPRLAKDLLDVHV